The DNA window GAGGTGCCGGAGCAGGCGGACAGCGCCACCAGGAGGAGCCCGACGGCGACCGCCGCGTTCCGGCGTGGCCTCGTCACGTTCATCGGCGTCCTCACGCCGCCATCGTCGCGCACGTCGGACCGCGACGTCCTGCGAAGCCGCTGAGGGGTTTCGCGGCGGTCCCTCGGGTCAGACTGCCCTGATGATGAGACATCGGGCCGCGGTCGTGGTCGCCGCCCTCCTCGTCGGGCTGGCGGCGGGGTGTGGTGGTTCGGACGACGTCGAATCCGCGGGCCAGCCGAGCGGCACTCCCGCCGCCACCGTCAGCCTCGCGCCGCCGTCGTCCTTCGCCGACCTCTGTGACCGGGTGACCCAGGCCGATCTGTCGGCGGCCGCCGGGGTGGAGCTGTCGCCGGTCGCGTCCGACGATCCGGGGCAGACCTGCACCGCCGAGCCCGGCTCGGAGAGGCTGGCCGTGTCCTGGCGGCTGACGGTGCCGGCCGAGTCGCTCGACCAGGTCGCCACCGACCTCCAGCTCGACCTGGACCGCCGGCCGGTGGAGTTGCCCGGCCACGTGGCGGCGGTGCTGCTGACCGGCGACCTGATGGACCAGCGGATCGCGCGGGTGGTCACGGTCACCGGTGGTCACACGGTCATGGTCGACGCCACGGCGAGCCGGCTCGACGACCGGGCCGCGGACGACGCACGCCTCGAGCGAGTGGCGCGGGAGGTGGCGGCGGCGTACGCCAGGTGAGCTCAGCCGGCGAGTCCGTCGACGACCTCGGCACCCGGCAGCTCGGCGGCGAGCCGGCCCGGGATGAGCAGCTTGGACCTGCGTACGCCGGAGCCGATCACCGCGACCTCGATGCCGAGGACCCGGGTGTCGACCAGCAGTCGCCACCCCTCGGGCAGCCCGACCGGTGTGATCCCGCCGTACTCCATGCCCGACTCCTCGACCGCACGGTCCATCGACAGGAACGACGCCTTGCGCACGTCGAGCGTCCGCTTCACCAGGTTGTTGACGTCCGCGCGGGTGTCGGCGCGCACCAGGCAGGCGGCGACCCGCTCCTCGCCGTCGCGCCGACCTCCGACCACGACGCAGTTGGCGCCGGTGTCGAGGCCGAGGTCGTAGGCCTCCGACATCGCCGCGGTGTCCGCGATCGCGGGGTCGATCTCGACGACGCCGACCTCGCCGGCGTACGCCCAGCCGCGCAGCGCGGCTGCCACCGAGGGGGCCAGCAGGTCGGGGCGGTCCAGGGCGGGCACGGTCTCGAGTCGGCCCAGGGTGGGGGTGCTCATGGGGTCCATCTTGATGCACGGCCGGGAGCCCTCGCCGGTTATGCTCGCGAGCGAGAAGGACCGGCACACCAGGGGCACACGAGGGGCGGACGACGGCATGGCACGCGGTGACCATGTCTACGTCCATCGCGGCCGCTACAGCCACCACGGGATCGACTGCGGTGACGGGACGGTGATCCACTACGTCCGGCCGCGGGTCGGCGTCCGCCGGGTCGCCCGGACCGCCTTCCAGGAGCTCGCGGGCGACGCGAAGGTGCACGTTCGCGCGTACGACGAGCGCGTGAGCCCCGACGAGACGATCCGCAACGCCGAGTCCCGCCTCGGTACGGCGAACTACCACCTGCTGCGCAACAACTGCGAGCACTTCGCGGCGTGGTGCTGCACCGGCCGCGCCGTCAGCGCGCAGGTCCGGCGGTGGCTGCTGGGCGCCCAGGGTGCGCTCGCGTCGTTCGTGGCGGCCGAGTCGATGGGCGCCCACCTCGCCCTGCTGGGCGCCGGGGCCGGCCTGGTAGCCGTGGTGCGGCCGATGGGCCGCCGGCGACGGTGGCAGCGGGCGACGTTCGTGGCCGAGGGTGTCGACGCGCACCCGATGGCCTCCTAGTGCCGACCGCCCCCGGGGTCGGCCTCACCCGACGCCTCCTCGGTGAGGTCCTCCGCTTCCTCGCCGTCGGTGGCCTCGCCACCGCGGTGTCGCTGATCGGCTTCAACGCCCTGGTCCACGGGACGCTGGTGCACGCGGCGCCGATGCACGACCAGCCCCTCGCGGCGTACGTCCTGGTCAACGTCCTCGCCGGCGCCGTCGCCTACGTGGGTATGCGGCTGTGGGCCTTCGGCCAGCGCGAGACCGCGGACCCGATGGAGAGCCTGGTGCGGTTCTTCGTCCTGGGTGCCGCGACGATGCTGATCCCGGTCGCCTGCCTGGCGGTCAGCCGCTACGTGCTGGGGCTGAGCGGGGCGCTGGCCGACAACATCTCGGCCAACGTGATCGGCCTCGGCCTGAGCACGGTGGCCCGGTTCTTCGCCTTCCGGCGCTACGTCTTCCTCGACGTCACCCCGCCGGTGGTCGAGCCCCGCGGCGCCTGACCGGGACTAGCTCGACCGTGGCGTGTCGGAGTCGGGGCGGGCCGGCTTGTCGTCGGCGGAGATCTCCTCCTTGAAGATCCGCAGCGCCCGGCCGCTGCCGCGCGCCAGCTCGGGCAGCTTCTTCGCGCCGAAGAGGAAGACCAGCACGACCAGCAAGATCAGCACCTCGGGTGCTCCCACGTCCACGCTCGCACGCTACTCCCGCCGGCCAACCCCCGAATGACCTTGCGCTGGTCACCGGGCGTTCACGTCGCTCGTGCCGTGCGGTCACGACCGCGGGCTGTGCTCGCAGCATGCGGCAGGCTGACCCTCTCGTCATTGCACACCGTGGCGCATCGGGCTACCGCCCGGAGCACACGCTCGCGTCGTACCGCCTGGCGATCGCGCTCGGCGCCGACTACGTCGAGCCCGACCTCGTGTCCACGAAGGACGGCGTCCTGGTCGCGCGGCACGAGGCCGAGATCAGCCGGACGACGAACGTGGGGCGGCGCGGGGAGTTCGCGGACCGCCTGACCACCAAGGAGATCGACGGCCGCGCCGTGTCGGGCTGGTTCGTCGAGGACTTCACGCTCGCGGAGCTCAAGACGCTGCGTGCCGTCGAGCGGCTGCCGGAGCTGCGACCGCAGAACACGCGGTTCGACGGGCGGTACGACATCCCGACGTTCGACGAGATCCTCGGGCTGGTGGCGGTCGAGTCGGAGCGGCTCGGCCGCGAGATCGGCGTCTACCCGGAGACGAAGAGCCCGGCGCACTTCGCCGGCCTCGGCCTCGCGCTGGAGGAGCCGCTGCTGGACACGCTCTCCGTCCACGGGTACGGCGCACCCGAGGCCCCTGTCTTCATCCAGTCCTTCGACCCCACCAACCTCCAGTGGCTGCGGTCACGCACCGGGCTGCCGCTGGTCCAGCTGGTCGAGGCCACCGGTCGGGTCGACCTGGTGACCTCGACCGGCCTGCGGCGCGTGGCGCAGTGGGCCGATGCCGTCGGCGTGGCCAAGGACCTGGTCCTGCCGCGGCACCCGGGGACCGGCACGATCGGCGACCCGTCGTCGCTGGTGGCCGACGCGCACGCGGCCGGCCTGCAGGTCCACGTGTGGACCATGCGCGACGAGAACGCCTTCCTGCCCACCGGCTACCGACGCGGCGAGAGCCCGTCCGACCCCGGTGACTCGATCGAGGAGACGCAGGCGTTCCTCGACGCAGGGGTGGACGGGCTCTTCACGGACCAGCCGGACACGACGCTCGAGGCCAGGCGGCTTCACGCCTCCGGCATGAGGATCCAGGCGGCGATGTAGGCCAGGGCGGCCGTGCCGCCCGTGAAGATCGTCGCGACGACGACGAGGAGCCGGACCAGGGTCGGGTCGAGCCCGAGGTAGTCGGCGATGCCGGAGCTCACCCCGCCGACCATCCGGTCGTCGCGGCGGCGGGTGAGGCGCTTGCTGGTGATGGCGTTCATCGGTTCTCCTCGTCGGTCTCGGTCTCCAGGACCGAGGTGTCGGTGGTGGTGTCGGTGCTGGTGTCAGGGGTGCTCGGGGAGTCGGCCGGCGGGATCCAGCCGACCTGGCGGGTGGTCCAGCGCTTGCTGCCGGACAGGCCGATGACGAGCAGGCCGGCGAGGCCCGCCAGCACCCACGGCAGCGGCAGCAGCCAGCGCACGTCGCCGTCGCCGACGACGTCACCCTGGATCAGGGCCCAGACGCCGACCAGGCCGAGGAAGGCGATCCCCATGACCAGGTGGCCG is part of the Nocardioides conyzicola genome and encodes:
- a CDS encoding YbaK/EbsC family protein — translated: MSTPTLGRLETVPALDRPDLLAPSVAAALRGWAYAGEVGVVEIDPAIADTAAMSEAYDLGLDTGANCVVVGGRRDGEERVAACLVRADTRADVNNLVKRTLDVRKASFLSMDRAVEESGMEYGGITPVGLPEGWRLLVDTRVLGIEVAVIGSGVRRSKLLIPGRLAAELPGAEVVDGLAG
- a CDS encoding lecithin retinol acyltransferase family protein; translated protein: MARGDHVYVHRGRYSHHGIDCGDGTVIHYVRPRVGVRRVARTAFQELAGDAKVHVRAYDERVSPDETIRNAESRLGTANYHLLRNNCEHFAAWCCTGRAVSAQVRRWLLGAQGALASFVAAESMGAHLALLGAGAGLVAVVRPMGRRRRWQRATFVAEGVDAHPMAS
- a CDS encoding GtrA family protein, which gives rise to MPTAPGVGLTRRLLGEVLRFLAVGGLATAVSLIGFNALVHGTLVHAAPMHDQPLAAYVLVNVLAGAVAYVGMRLWAFGQRETADPMESLVRFFVLGAATMLIPVACLAVSRYVLGLSGALADNISANVIGLGLSTVARFFAFRRYVFLDVTPPVVEPRGA
- the tatA gene encoding twin-arginine translocase TatA/TatE family subunit, with protein sequence MDVGAPEVLILLVVLVFLFGAKKLPELARGSGRALRIFKEEISADDKPARPDSDTPRSS
- a CDS encoding glycerophosphodiester phosphodiesterase, with product MRQADPLVIAHRGASGYRPEHTLASYRLAIALGADYVEPDLVSTKDGVLVARHEAEISRTTNVGRRGEFADRLTTKEIDGRAVSGWFVEDFTLAELKTLRAVERLPELRPQNTRFDGRYDIPTFDEILGLVAVESERLGREIGVYPETKSPAHFAGLGLALEEPLLDTLSVHGYGAPEAPVFIQSFDPTNLQWLRSRTGLPLVQLVEATGRVDLVTSTGLRRVAQWADAVGVAKDLVLPRHPGTGTIGDPSSLVADAHAAGLQVHVWTMRDENAFLPTGYRRGESPSDPGDSIEETQAFLDAGVDGLFTDQPDTTLEARRLHASGMRIQAAM
- a CDS encoding PspC domain-containing protein, with the protein product MNAITSKRLTRRRDDRMVGGVSSGIADYLGLDPTLVRLLVVVATIFTGGTAALAYIAAWILMPEA